From a single Triplophysa rosa linkage group LG1, Trosa_1v2, whole genome shotgun sequence genomic region:
- the mical2a gene encoding F-actin-monooxygenase mical2b isoform X2 — MGDTEDEKNQAGRLFENFVQASDCKSTLQAFNILCGYLELDPQEHSTFYSSLKTAVTCWKAKALWSKLDKKASHKEYKKGKACEGTKCLIIGGGPCGLRTAIELALLGAKVVVIEKRDTFSRNNVLHLWPFTIHDLRGLGAKKFYGKFCAGAIDHISIRQLQQMLLKIALVLGVAFHINVEFVKLVEPTEDQENEGPGWRAEIRPADHPVADFDFDVVVGADGRRNSLEGFRRKEFRGKLAIAITANFINSNTTAEAKVEEISGVAFIFNQKFFLDLRQETGVDLENIVYYKDKTHYFVMTAKKQSLLDKGVIVHDYVDTEALLNSENVNQEALLAYAREAADYATHYQLPTLDYAMNHCGQPDVAMFDFTCMCASENAALVRERFGRSVLVALVGDSLLEPFWPMGTGCARGFLAAFDTAWMVKSWAQGRSPLDVLAERESLYRLLPQTTPENIAKNFDLYTIDPGTRYPNLNSTCVRPHQVRSNYICGEMKVCSLERAATIRRPVNLARRESEIRPSRLLTWCQKQTDGYRGVNVTDLTSCWTSGLALCALIHRFRPQLIDYDTLNHQDCAKNLQLVFDLSEREFGIKPFITGKELVSGQEPDKTSMSAYLSKFYELFRGTPLPPTDSKPEEDANNEKCTSSSPRPVYKSLQPRKRIPKNDEKVEVNSDAVFKRRRKFDCFEEVSATTKSSNQRSFLAGERLELKENRVKFMATQLLAKFDNNAGSCSFRRQTECNVESPPRSPSSNRTDSPLFNIIKNKVPPPPKKQFPSVSRVNEEQSAPLFPPLHSSPLNPRRKPTHTHSHTQSEAETTASSGSGYADTRRSTVLAMKGMLQRLQKVEDKISQRKAQTENAREFHSKNIKEKGVHLSALFSSEAASQHQPESSALHSHIISSVTPSPPLPQCTATSCPPLISSHPSSLLKQIPRPKPLQEQRFKQETQSETVKTSHLVSVKKYKNIFICIRPIWGKCILRPHLSLELYEQVFTLCLQLNSGTASHFRHQKEFPKSKEDENFTFNDKTTSALRPLHSNSIIFHPIPECTAAHYLSFTFSSASLLSCKSKPDTQLYGLDIQGEANSNSHMRTVGKVSLVVGARAETLVALNANDNRPKKSDSDTPASVRREFPQSLGEVCHACRKRVFAVERLSAEGFHFHRECFRCDTCRAPLCQGGHSFDTQEGKLYCKLHFAQRKSLVKNGGTQNLHTTIDDRVNDNSSWSPGGDENHLMSEPPGILSSLLKKGVRWPLHVSQTVCSAPRRVFNWLHGKMCAAGEHLRDNAEDYVFLYELLSVSLPLLGVLHELVLQTYGEAEPLNLQPIQHWLEQHLGQWVLM, encoded by the exons ATGGGTGACACAGAAGATGAGAAGAACCAGGCAGGACGGCTCTTTGAGAACTTTGTCCAGGCCTCTGACTGTAAAAGCACCCTTCAGGCCTTTAATATTTTATGCGGTTACCTGGAGCTCGACCCTCAGGAGCACAGCACCTTCTACAGCAGTCTGAAGACCGCAGTGACATGCTGGAAGGCCAAAGCGCTTTGGAGCAAACTAGATAAGAAAGCCAGCCACAAAGAATACAAAAAAGGCAAAGCCTGTGAGGGCACCAAG TGCTTGATAATTGGAGGGGGTCCATGTGGCTTGCGGACTGCGATCGAGTTGGCTCTCCTCGGGGCCAAAGTGGTGGTGATAGAGAAGAGAGACACATTTTCCAGGAACAATGTCCTGCACCTCTGGCCCTTCACAATACATGACCTCAGAGGTTTGGGTGCCAAGAAGTTCTATGGCAAGTTCTGCGCTGGAGCGATAGATCACATCA GCATTCGGCAGCTCCAGCAAATGCTTCTGAAGATCGCTCTGGTTCTCGGTGTGGCGTTTCATATTAACGTGGAGTTTGTCAAGCTGGTGGAACCAACAGAGGACCAGGAGAATGAGG GGCCGGGCTGGAGGGCAGAGATCCGGCCCGCCGATCACCCTGTGGCTGATTTTGACTTTGATGTGGTTGTGGGGGCTGATGGGAGACGCAATTCTCTAGAAG gGTTCAGGAGAAAGGAATTCCGTGGCAAACTGGCCATTGCCATAACAGCAAACTTCATCAACAGCAACACCACAGCTGAGGCAAAGGTGGAAGAGATAAGTGGAGTCGCCTTCATCTTCAACCAGAAATTCTTTCTGGATCTCAGACAGGAAACTG GCGTTGATCTGGAGAACATTGTTTACTACAAAGACAAAACGCACTACTTCGTCATGACAGCGAAGAAGCAGAGCCTGCTGGACAAGGGTGTCATCGTTCAT GATTACGTCGATACTGAGGCACTACTGAACAGCGAGAATGTCAACCAGGAGGCTTTGCTTGCTTACGCCCGAGAAGCTGCAGATTACGCCACCCACTACCAGCTGCCCACTCTGGACTACGCCATGAACCACTGCGGTCAGCCTGACGTGGCCATGTTTGACTTCACCTGCATGTGCGCTTCAGAGAACGCCGCTCTGGTCAGGGAGCGGTTCGGGCGAAGTGTACTGGTGGCACTTGTAGGAGACAGCCTTCTAGAG cCTTTCTGGCCTATGGGGACCGGCTGTGCCCGTGGCTTCCTGGCGGCCTTCGACACAGCTTGGATGGTAAAAAGTTGGGCACAGGGCAGAAGTCCCCTTGATGTGCTGGCAGAGAG gGAGAGTTTGTACCGTTTGCTACCTCAGACAACACCTGAGAACATTGCCAAAAACTTTGATTTGTACACCATAGATCCAGGAACACGCTATCCAAACCTCAACTCAACCTGTGTGAGGCCACACCAG GTCCGCAGCAACTATATCTGTGGAGAGATGAAGGTGTGCTCTCTAGAAAGGGCCGCCACAATACGACGCCCTGTTAACCTGGCCAGACGAG AGTCTGAGATCCGGCCCAGTCGATTATTGACGTGGTGTCAGAAGCAGACTGACGGCTACAGGGGTGTGAATGTGACTGACCTCACTTCCTGTTGGACGAGTGGCCTGGCTCTCTGTGCACTGATTCATCGCTTCAGACCACAGCTTAT CGATTACGACACTCTGAATCATCAAGACTGCGCCAAAAACCTTCAGCTGGTGTTTGACTTGTCCGAGAGGGAATTTGGCATCAAGCCGTTTATCACTGGGAAAGAGCTGGTCTCAGGTCAGGAGCCGGACAAGACCAGCATGAGCGCCTACCTCTCAAAGTTTTACGAGTTGTTTCGTGGTACACCTTTACCTCCTACAG ATTCAAAGCCTGAGGAAGATGCAAATAATGAGAAATGTACCTCAAGTTCTCCCAGACCCGTTTACAAGTCACTGCAGCCTCGAAAACGCATACCAAAG AATGATGAAAAGGTGGAAGTGAACAGTGatgctgtatttaaaagaagacGGAAGTTTGATTGCTTCGAAGAG GTCTCTGCCACAACCAAGTCCTCCAATCAGAGGTCTTTTCTAGCCGGTGAGCGGCTGGAGCTGAAGGAAAATAGGGTCAAGTTTATGGCCACTCAACTACTGGCGAAGTTTGACAACAACGCAGGGAGTTGCTCTTTTCGCAGGCAG ACTGAGTGTAATGTTGAAAGCCCCCCAAGATCTCCATCCTCGAATAGGACTGACAGCCCTCTCTTTAACATTATCAAGAACAAAGTTCCCCCACCCCCTAAAAAACAG TTTCCATCCGTTTCCCGTGTTAATGAGGAGCAATCTGCTCCTCTCTTCCCCCCACTTCATTCCAGTCCTCTGAATCCACGGAGGAAACCGAcccacacgcactcacacactcaGTCAGAGGCAGAAACCACAGCCAGCTCAGGGTCTGGATATGCCGACACTCGCCGTTCAACAGTGCTGGCCATGAAAGGAATGCTCCAGCGCCTCCAGAAGGTGGAAGATAAGATCAGTCAG AGGAAAGCCCAGACAGAAAACGCCAGAGAGTTTCATTCGAAAAACATAAAGGAGAAAGGTGTCCATCTGAGCGCTCTGTTCTCGAGTGAGGCTGCTTCTCAGCATCAG CCTGAGTCCTCTGCTCTTCATTCTCACATAATTTCTTCAGTCACCCCCTCACCCCCTCTCCCACAATGCACCGCTACTTCCTGTCCTCCTCTCATTTCCTCCCATCCCTCTTCTTTGCTGAAGCAG ATACCTAGACCCAAACCGTTACAAGAGCAACGTTTTAAACAAGAGACACAGAGTGAAACTGTGAAAACATCTCATCTGGTGAGtgttaagaaatataaaaatatcttcatttgtatcAGACCAATTTGgggaaaatgtatattaagaCCTCACCTTTCCTTGGAACTTTATGAACAAGTTTTTACTTTGTGCTTACAGTTAAATAGTGGCACAGCGTCTCATTTTAGACATCAGAAAGAGTTTCCTAAGTCAAAGGAGGACGAAAACTTTACATTCAATGACAAG ACCACTTCTGCCCTCCGACCTCTTCATTCTAACTCCATAATATTTCACcccatcccagaatgcactgctgCTCACTACCTTTCCTTTACTTTCTCATCCGCTTCTTTATTAAG CTGTAAATCAAAGCCAGACACACAACTTTATGGCTTAGACATACAAGGAGAAGCAAACAGTAACTCACATATG CGCACAGTAGGGAAAGTGTCTCTGGTTGTGGGTGCCAGGGCGGAGACCCTGGTCGCTCTGAATGCAAATGATAATAGACCCAAGAAAAGTGACTCAGACACTCCG GCATCCGTCAGAAGGGAGTTTCCTCAGAGTCTGGGCGAAGTGTGTCACGCGTGCAGAAAACGGGTGTTTGCAGTAGAGAGACTGAGTGCGGAGGGATTCCACTTTCACAGAGAATGCTTCCGCTGTGATACCTGCAGAGCTCCGCTGTGCCAGGGAGGACACTCCTTCGACACACAAGAAG GAAAGTTGTATTGCAAACTCCACTTTGCTCAACGGAAATCCTTGGTGAAGAACGGAGGGACGCAAAACCTTCATACA ACGATTGATGACAGAGTTAACGACAACTCTAGCTGGAGTCCAGGAGGGGATGAGAATCATCTCATGAGCGAGCCTCCAGGTATCCTGTCCTCGTTGCTGAAGAAAGGTGTGCGCTGGCCGCTGCACGTGAGCCAGACCGTGTGTTCTGCACCCCGCCGTGTGTTTAACTGGCTGCATGGGAAAATGTGTGCGGCAGGGGAGCACTTGAGGGACAATGCGGAGGATTACGTCTTCCTCTACGAGCTGCTCAGTGTGAGCCTGCCTCTGCTCGGGGTTCTGCATGAACTGGTGCTCCAAACGTACGGAGAGGCCGAACCTCTCAATCTTCAGCCTATACAGCACTGGCTGGAGCAGCACTTGGGTCAGTGGGTCTTAATGTAA
- the mical2a gene encoding F-actin-monooxygenase mical2b isoform X5: MGDTEDEKNQAGRLFENFVQASDCKSTLQAFNILCGYLELDPQEHSTFYSSLKTAVTCWKAKALWSKLDKKASHKEYKKGKACEGTKCLIIGGGPCGLRTAIELALLGAKVVVIEKRDTFSRNNVLHLWPFTIHDLRGLGAKKFYGKFCAGAIDHISIRQLQQMLLKIALVLGVAFHINVEFVKLVEPTEDQENEGPGWRAEIRPADHPVADFDFDVVVGADGRRNSLEGFRRKEFRGKLAIAITANFINSNTTAEAKVEEISGVAFIFNQKFFLDLRQETGVDLENIVYYKDKTHYFVMTAKKQSLLDKGVIVHDYVDTEALLNSENVNQEALLAYAREAADYATHYQLPTLDYAMNHCGQPDVAMFDFTCMCASENAALVRERFGRSVLVALVGDSLLEPFWPMGTGCARGFLAAFDTAWMVKSWAQGRSPLDVLAERESLYRLLPQTTPENIAKNFDLYTIDPGTRYPNLNSTCVRPHQVRSNYICGEMKVCSLERAATIRRPVNLARRESEIRPSRLLTWCQKQTDGYRGVNVTDLTSCWTSGLALCALIHRFRPQLIDYDTLNHQDCAKNLQLVFDLSEREFGIKPFITGKELVSGQEPDKTSMSAYLSKFYELFRGTPLPPTDSKPEEDANNEKCTSSSPRPVYKSLQPRKRIPKNDEKVEVNSDAVFKRRRKFDCFEEVSATTKSSNQRSFLAGERLELKENRVKFMATQLLAKFDNNAGSCSFRRQTECNVESPPRSPSSNRTDSPLFNIIKNKVPPPPKKQFPSVSRVNEEQSAPLFPPLHSSPLNPRRKPTHTHSHTQSEAETTASSGSGYADTRRSTVLAMKGMLQRLQKVEDKISQRKAQTENAREFHSKNIKEKGVHLSALFSSEAASQHQIPRPKPLQEQRFKQETQSETVKTSHLVSVKKYKNIFICIRPIWGKCILRPHLSLELYEQVFTLCLQLNSGTASHFRHQKEFPKSKEDENFTFNDKTTSALRPLHSNSIIFHPIPECTAAHYLSFTFSSASLLSCKSKPDTQLYGLDIQGEANSNSHMRTVGKVSLVVGARAETLVALNANDNRPKKSDSDTPASVRREFPQSLGEVCHACRKRVFAVERLSAEGFHFHRECFRCDTCRAPLCQGGHSFDTQEGKLYCKLHFAQRKSLVKNGGTQNLHTTIDDRVNDNSSWSPGGDENHLMSEPPGILSSLLKKGVRWPLHVSQTVCSAPRRVFNWLHGKMCAAGEHLRDNAEDYVFLYELLSVSLPLLGVLHELVLQTYGEAEPLNLQPIQHWLEQHLGQWVLM; encoded by the exons ATGGGTGACACAGAAGATGAGAAGAACCAGGCAGGACGGCTCTTTGAGAACTTTGTCCAGGCCTCTGACTGTAAAAGCACCCTTCAGGCCTTTAATATTTTATGCGGTTACCTGGAGCTCGACCCTCAGGAGCACAGCACCTTCTACAGCAGTCTGAAGACCGCAGTGACATGCTGGAAGGCCAAAGCGCTTTGGAGCAAACTAGATAAGAAAGCCAGCCACAAAGAATACAAAAAAGGCAAAGCCTGTGAGGGCACCAAG TGCTTGATAATTGGAGGGGGTCCATGTGGCTTGCGGACTGCGATCGAGTTGGCTCTCCTCGGGGCCAAAGTGGTGGTGATAGAGAAGAGAGACACATTTTCCAGGAACAATGTCCTGCACCTCTGGCCCTTCACAATACATGACCTCAGAGGTTTGGGTGCCAAGAAGTTCTATGGCAAGTTCTGCGCTGGAGCGATAGATCACATCA GCATTCGGCAGCTCCAGCAAATGCTTCTGAAGATCGCTCTGGTTCTCGGTGTGGCGTTTCATATTAACGTGGAGTTTGTCAAGCTGGTGGAACCAACAGAGGACCAGGAGAATGAGG GGCCGGGCTGGAGGGCAGAGATCCGGCCCGCCGATCACCCTGTGGCTGATTTTGACTTTGATGTGGTTGTGGGGGCTGATGGGAGACGCAATTCTCTAGAAG gGTTCAGGAGAAAGGAATTCCGTGGCAAACTGGCCATTGCCATAACAGCAAACTTCATCAACAGCAACACCACAGCTGAGGCAAAGGTGGAAGAGATAAGTGGAGTCGCCTTCATCTTCAACCAGAAATTCTTTCTGGATCTCAGACAGGAAACTG GCGTTGATCTGGAGAACATTGTTTACTACAAAGACAAAACGCACTACTTCGTCATGACAGCGAAGAAGCAGAGCCTGCTGGACAAGGGTGTCATCGTTCAT GATTACGTCGATACTGAGGCACTACTGAACAGCGAGAATGTCAACCAGGAGGCTTTGCTTGCTTACGCCCGAGAAGCTGCAGATTACGCCACCCACTACCAGCTGCCCACTCTGGACTACGCCATGAACCACTGCGGTCAGCCTGACGTGGCCATGTTTGACTTCACCTGCATGTGCGCTTCAGAGAACGCCGCTCTGGTCAGGGAGCGGTTCGGGCGAAGTGTACTGGTGGCACTTGTAGGAGACAGCCTTCTAGAG cCTTTCTGGCCTATGGGGACCGGCTGTGCCCGTGGCTTCCTGGCGGCCTTCGACACAGCTTGGATGGTAAAAAGTTGGGCACAGGGCAGAAGTCCCCTTGATGTGCTGGCAGAGAG gGAGAGTTTGTACCGTTTGCTACCTCAGACAACACCTGAGAACATTGCCAAAAACTTTGATTTGTACACCATAGATCCAGGAACACGCTATCCAAACCTCAACTCAACCTGTGTGAGGCCACACCAG GTCCGCAGCAACTATATCTGTGGAGAGATGAAGGTGTGCTCTCTAGAAAGGGCCGCCACAATACGACGCCCTGTTAACCTGGCCAGACGAG AGTCTGAGATCCGGCCCAGTCGATTATTGACGTGGTGTCAGAAGCAGACTGACGGCTACAGGGGTGTGAATGTGACTGACCTCACTTCCTGTTGGACGAGTGGCCTGGCTCTCTGTGCACTGATTCATCGCTTCAGACCACAGCTTAT CGATTACGACACTCTGAATCATCAAGACTGCGCCAAAAACCTTCAGCTGGTGTTTGACTTGTCCGAGAGGGAATTTGGCATCAAGCCGTTTATCACTGGGAAAGAGCTGGTCTCAGGTCAGGAGCCGGACAAGACCAGCATGAGCGCCTACCTCTCAAAGTTTTACGAGTTGTTTCGTGGTACACCTTTACCTCCTACAG ATTCAAAGCCTGAGGAAGATGCAAATAATGAGAAATGTACCTCAAGTTCTCCCAGACCCGTTTACAAGTCACTGCAGCCTCGAAAACGCATACCAAAG AATGATGAAAAGGTGGAAGTGAACAGTGatgctgtatttaaaagaagacGGAAGTTTGATTGCTTCGAAGAG GTCTCTGCCACAACCAAGTCCTCCAATCAGAGGTCTTTTCTAGCCGGTGAGCGGCTGGAGCTGAAGGAAAATAGGGTCAAGTTTATGGCCACTCAACTACTGGCGAAGTTTGACAACAACGCAGGGAGTTGCTCTTTTCGCAGGCAG ACTGAGTGTAATGTTGAAAGCCCCCCAAGATCTCCATCCTCGAATAGGACTGACAGCCCTCTCTTTAACATTATCAAGAACAAAGTTCCCCCACCCCCTAAAAAACAG TTTCCATCCGTTTCCCGTGTTAATGAGGAGCAATCTGCTCCTCTCTTCCCCCCACTTCATTCCAGTCCTCTGAATCCACGGAGGAAACCGAcccacacgcactcacacactcaGTCAGAGGCAGAAACCACAGCCAGCTCAGGGTCTGGATATGCCGACACTCGCCGTTCAACAGTGCTGGCCATGAAAGGAATGCTCCAGCGCCTCCAGAAGGTGGAAGATAAGATCAGTCAG AGGAAAGCCCAGACAGAAAACGCCAGAGAGTTTCATTCGAAAAACATAAAGGAGAAAGGTGTCCATCTGAGCGCTCTGTTCTCGAGTGAGGCTGCTTCTCAGCATCAG ATACCTAGACCCAAACCGTTACAAGAGCAACGTTTTAAACAAGAGACACAGAGTGAAACTGTGAAAACATCTCATCTGGTGAGtgttaagaaatataaaaatatcttcatttgtatcAGACCAATTTGgggaaaatgtatattaagaCCTCACCTTTCCTTGGAACTTTATGAACAAGTTTTTACTTTGTGCTTACAGTTAAATAGTGGCACAGCGTCTCATTTTAGACATCAGAAAGAGTTTCCTAAGTCAAAGGAGGACGAAAACTTTACATTCAATGACAAG ACCACTTCTGCCCTCCGACCTCTTCATTCTAACTCCATAATATTTCACcccatcccagaatgcactgctgCTCACTACCTTTCCTTTACTTTCTCATCCGCTTCTTTATTAAG CTGTAAATCAAAGCCAGACACACAACTTTATGGCTTAGACATACAAGGAGAAGCAAACAGTAACTCACATATG CGCACAGTAGGGAAAGTGTCTCTGGTTGTGGGTGCCAGGGCGGAGACCCTGGTCGCTCTGAATGCAAATGATAATAGACCCAAGAAAAGTGACTCAGACACTCCG GCATCCGTCAGAAGGGAGTTTCCTCAGAGTCTGGGCGAAGTGTGTCACGCGTGCAGAAAACGGGTGTTTGCAGTAGAGAGACTGAGTGCGGAGGGATTCCACTTTCACAGAGAATGCTTCCGCTGTGATACCTGCAGAGCTCCGCTGTGCCAGGGAGGACACTCCTTCGACACACAAGAAG GAAAGTTGTATTGCAAACTCCACTTTGCTCAACGGAAATCCTTGGTGAAGAACGGAGGGACGCAAAACCTTCATACA ACGATTGATGACAGAGTTAACGACAACTCTAGCTGGAGTCCAGGAGGGGATGAGAATCATCTCATGAGCGAGCCTCCAGGTATCCTGTCCTCGTTGCTGAAGAAAGGTGTGCGCTGGCCGCTGCACGTGAGCCAGACCGTGTGTTCTGCACCCCGCCGTGTGTTTAACTGGCTGCATGGGAAAATGTGTGCGGCAGGGGAGCACTTGAGGGACAATGCGGAGGATTACGTCTTCCTCTACGAGCTGCTCAGTGTGAGCCTGCCTCTGCTCGGGGTTCTGCATGAACTGGTGCTCCAAACGTACGGAGAGGCCGAACCTCTCAATCTTCAGCCTATACAGCACTGGCTGGAGCAGCACTTGGGTCAGTGGGTCTTAATGTAA